The segment CTGGTAATTGAACCTTTTGCTGTGATATTCCCTAAGCTAAATTTCTGGGAAGTTTGAAGATAGGGAGTTAAAAGTTTTTGAGTGGGTAATTGTGCCTCAAACCCAAACAGTAAGGGCATTTTTTGCCAATTAATAGCTTCTTGTTTTTGAATCGATTTAAGAATACCTGTTTCTAGTTTTCCTTTAGCAGTCATTCTTCCCCCCGCAGTTGGAAGAATTTGCAGTTGTTGAAGTTGGACTTGATCTAAATTAGCAGTAAAATTAGCTTTGAGATTTTTAATAGCAATTTGATCAATCAATAGCGATTTAGTATTATTAATTGAACCCGTTAAAATGGGATTAGTTAATTCTCCATTTAACTTAATTTTTCCAGCTAGTTCACCTTGTAACTTAAGAGGTAATTTACTCGGAATAATCTTAACTAAATTGCTCAAAGTAATAGGATTAATATTAATATTAAGATTGTATCCTTTTTGCCAATTAATTGATCCCGTAATTTGAGTAACTAATTTTCCTAAACTAATTTCAGTATTTTTAAATAAAATATTTTTACCTTCAAATTCTAAGTTAAAATTAGCCTTAAGGGGAACTTGAAGCGGTTTAATATTCGCTTCAATGCTAGAAATATTAACTTGTCCTAAACTTTGGTTTTCTTCTAGTTTATCTAAAGCATTGAAAAACAGATTAAAATTGCCGTTAACTTGACCACTTTTAAGGGTTAGAGGCAAATTAGGAACCAAAGAAGCTAACTGAGGAAGATCTAATTGATTAACCGTTAAATCCGCTTGAGTTTTCCAACTTTTAAGATGAGTTTCTCCGTTTATATTAAAATTACTTTGAAAAATATTAGCTGCCAGATCATAATTAATCCATTGATTATTATTGGATTGATAAACATAACCTGCTTCTCCTTCTAAGTCGAGATTTAAAGACTTTTTTAATCCATAGGGACGAAATTGAATATTTGCATTATTCAAACGAACTTTAGTTTTAATACCAATGGGAAGATTTAACTCTTCTCCTTCTTTTATTGTTGGTAATTGCAACCATTCCCCTGTATTATCCTGTTCAATGTAGAAGGTAGGACTATTCAGACTAATATTAACAGCCAAAGGTTGGCCAATCAAAATAGGAAAGGGATTAAACCCAAGCATTATCTCTTTAATTTCCAGATAATCTGTATCGGTTTTAGTTGCTGGAATAGTCGAAAAACCTAGACGAACTTGATTAAAATAAAAACTTTCAACTTCTCCAATTTTAACTTCCCTTTGTAAAAGTTTACTTAATTCCCTTGAAAGAAGAGGAGATAACTTTTGATGCACAAAATAATTAAGTCCTGCATAGGTTGTCACTCCCACTGTTAACAACATTCCCCCTACAATAAGCGTAGAAGGTTTCTTGATAAAATTAGTCAATCGAGTCAATAAATGGTTAGATTCAGACGGTTCTGGTGGGGGATTAGGTGTTATATTAGTCATTTTTATATAAGAAATACTTAGCCCGTTGATTAACTTAACACAAATTTTTAGTATCCTTCATAGTCGGTAAAATTTTAATGATATTTATTAACAAAATTATTAGGGCATACCCAAACTGACCTTATTATGGTTTTTGACGAAACTTAAGCCTAATTTGTTCAGTCTATGAACTAAAATCATTTTAAGGAGAAGACGATGGGGAAAAAAGTCACCCTATTTATTTTAACGTTAGTATTAGCAACTACTGGTCAAGCCTCCAGTTGGGCTGGTCAAGTATTAGAGAAAATTAAACAAACTGGCGTTATTAATGCAGGAACTCGTAAGGATGCTATTCCCTTTGGTTATATCAATGAACAAGGAAAATGGGTTGGTTATTCCCTCGATGTTCTAGAAATTATTCGCAAAGATGTAGAGAAACAACTAGGAAAACCTATTAAACTGAACTTAGTAGAAGTGACAACACAAGATCGCTTTAATAAGATTAAAGATGGTAGTATTGATATTGAATGCGCCTCTACTACCTTTACTTGGGAAAGGAATAAAACCGTTGATTTTACTGTTAGTTATTTTGCCAGTGGAACTAAAGTCTTAGTTAAAAAAGATAGAGGGATCGGTTCTGTTGAAACTTTAGCGGGTTTAAAAGTTGGTGTAATACCAAAAACTACCAATGAACAAGCTATTAAGATTCAACACCCTGCCGCCCAATTAGTGATGGTAAAAGACCGAAAAGAGGGATTACAAAAGTTAGAAGCAGGAACTATAGATGCTTTTGCCAGTGATGGAATTCTCCTAGAAGGATTGAAAAAAGAATCGAGTAATCCTAATAACTTAGAAGTGGTTCCAGAATTTCCTTATGCTTATGAATCCTATGCTTGTATGATCCCTCAAGATCAGTCCCAGTGGCGAAATATGGTTAATTATAGTTTAGTCAAGTTTATGGAAGGAATTGTCAGCGATCAACCCGAACCTGTGGCAATTTATGAAAAATGGTTTGGAGAAGAAAACGGGGTAACTCCCTATCCCCGTGATAGTATTAATGATTATTTTCAAGGAATTGTTGATAGTCATGAATGGATTCCTCTTGTAAATTATTGACAAGTAATAAGGAAACAGGGAGATAGGAAACAGGTAACAGATTTTGGATTTCTCCTGTTCCCTCCCTTGATAGGTTTAATAATGTTAAACATCTACAGAAACTGCTAATATTTATTTTTAGGATTCTTTTGTGGATTTCATATTACACATCTTTTAAGAACAAAAAAGAAAGGTTGAGAAGAGTTCTTAAAATCCATAATTCCAAACACTGTATTATCATCTATCTTTCTAAAAGTGTCATTAATCGGTAGGTAATCATAGATCATCGTTGCACTCACGATTCCTCTATATTCCATCATGCGGAGTCGCGCTTGACTTTCCTCTGTTTTCAACAAAGAATTAGTTAACATCAAGAGAGGTTTCATGAAAGGTTTTTTAAAAATTGGAAATTTTCCAATCGAATTCATTGCCGAAGGATTAGGCGCAACTTTAAAAATCTTTCCTTGATTATCTAAGAATAATAAAGGATGAACCGTTTCAGGATCAACAAACTCTTTACCATACCAATTAGACGCTTCTAATAACCCATCCATCGGATGATTGGTATCCAGTCCAGACCCTTGCCAACGACCCATCATAAAGTCTAAATTAACGGGTTCTAAAGAGTCAAATAATTGTAAGGCTTCCTCAGTAGTCGCGTGACCTTTTTCGAGGATTAACGGGGTGTTTTCTGTGGTCTTCATGGTAGCATTAGGGATTGAAAAAAGAAGTAAAAACTATTCTTGTTCTGGCCAAAAAACAATGGAACTATCTAGAGGTTTAATTGTTGCACCCGGATAATAGAAAGCGAGAATTTTATCCGCAGTCCAGCCTAATTTAGCTAAATTATAAGACCCGTATTGACTCATTCCTACACCGTGTCCAAACCCTCCACCGACAAAAGCAAAAGCCTTTAACTGCTTTTGATTATCGTAAATCGGTTGCAGATAAAATAGGGTACTACGGGGCGGACCAAAGGCACTACGAACTTCATTTTTATGGAGTGTTAATACCCCTTTATCCGTTTGGACTTTCAAGGTTAAAATGCGTCCAGAAGACGAACGTTCTGTTACTTCCATCCATTCAATCTTTTGAAAATTGGCTAAAGGATGCTTGCGTTTTGTGAGGTATTGTTGTAAATCCTTACTTAAACTTTCAATACTCGCTTGTCGATTCCAGCGAAAAACGTTTCTTCCTGTTTCATTAAAGCCGTCTTTTAAACTAATAAAATTGCGGAAATCTTGCTCATTTGCTAGGGATTTTTCTGATAAATTCCACAGTTCCTTAGGAGAATCAATAACCGCTTTTAAATAAGGTCTTTCCTCCCCATTCCAAACATCATTAAAACTTGCTGTTACTCCTCCCGTGGTCGAAGAATAAAGCGCGTCTACCAATTCATTTTGATAGGTTAAAACTAATCCTTTCGTTTGGGCGATCGCCTGATCTGCTTTGGCACTGGTTCCACTCAACCCATAATATACCTGACAATGGGTATCAGCACACAATTGATAGTCATCTGCTTGAAACCGTCGTAGATTACGCAAAGCATAGGTGCGAGCAATAATCGTTTGTGCTTTGGCTGCATTTGCCGGGGCCTGAGGTCCAATTTCGTGAGGAACAACCCCTCTCAAATAGGTTTCTAGC is part of the Rippkaea orientalis PCC 8801 genome and harbors:
- a CDS encoding SpoIID/LytB domain-containing protein, with translation MENIKTRNPGRGQQLLATLFFLPILVGGVLTSPVTAKDIEIEVGVVQRFGEKDKETLAIQGTNGDTLTLVFSDSNGREQTLKTNQFSIEVNKQSLPQPTLQERLVLSDHATFETAEDSANQWREKGIKVEVTQPGRWQVWAKRDVYETPLLRRWLLQSLKTKGFKDVYLESAMLPAKPQATFTVAGQRYNANYLEIIPAKNPVQVNPSKGETRVYGGHLKLQPNAYGTYTLVNNVPLETYLRGVVPHEIGPQAPANAAKAQTIIARTYALRNLRRFQADDYQLCADTHCQVYYGLSGTSAKADQAIAQTKGLVLTYQNELVDALYSSTTGGVTASFNDVWNGEERPYLKAVIDSPKELWNLSEKSLANEQDFRNFISLKDGFNETGRNVFRWNRQASIESLSKDLQQYLTKRKHPLANFQKIEWMEVTERSSSGRILTLKVQTDKGVLTLHKNEVRSAFGPPRSTLFYLQPIYDNQKQLKAFAFVGGGFGHGVGMSQYGSYNLAKLGWTADKILAFYYPGATIKPLDSSIVFWPEQE
- a CDS encoding DUF4334 domain-containing protein, which codes for MKTTENTPLILEKGHATTEEALQLFDSLEPVNLDFMMGRWQGSGLDTNHPMDGLLEASNWYGKEFVDPETVHPLLFLDNQGKIFKVAPNPSAMNSIGKFPIFKKPFMKPLLMLTNSLLKTEESQARLRMMEYRGIVSATMIYDYLPINDTFRKIDDNTVFGIMDFKNSSQPFFFVLKRCVI
- a CDS encoding amino acid ABC transporter substrate-binding protein, translating into MGKKVTLFILTLVLATTGQASSWAGQVLEKIKQTGVINAGTRKDAIPFGYINEQGKWVGYSLDVLEIIRKDVEKQLGKPIKLNLVEVTTQDRFNKIKDGSIDIECASTTFTWERNKTVDFTVSYFASGTKVLVKKDRGIGSVETLAGLKVGVIPKTTNEQAIKIQHPAAQLVMVKDRKEGLQKLEAGTIDAFASDGILLEGLKKESSNPNNLEVVPEFPYAYESYACMIPQDQSQWRNMVNYSLVKFMEGIVSDQPEPVAIYEKWFGEENGVTPYPRDSINDYFQGIVDSHEWIPLVNY